The DNA segment TTCTGATAGTTGAGAGTCTATTGATATTTAGGTTATGCATTATCAAAACTTAAAGATGACTAACACTGCCTCTGTCTTCTCTCGATTAAGAGGATGTTTGGCTTAGCTTATAAGCTTCAAAACAACTTATATGAGTTGTTTTGGAGTTTATAAGCTGTTAAAATTTATTTGGGtaaatttttttccaaatagTTTATACACCGTCAAACAGAGCTTATCCTAACATTTTTCTCCAAAATATCCTtgcatattttcataaatcttcATCATGTCTTTCactcattaaatattatttaatttttttccaaataatataaaattttataaattaaaatataaaatagttttattttttaataaaatttcattctaaaattattttcatatatgtataactattaaatttgacaataaaaagatattataatatcaaacacataaatatttgtaagttgtttaaaataaatttatctaaatattttaatttaagctCATAAAAATAGCTTTTAAGCTCTATGAGTATATAAActatttttaataagtttaaccAAAAACTATCTGAGTAGGTCATTTTTGTAATTGTCTTAAATATGTAGGCTTATATAATatttagaaaaattttcattgagGGAAAAAATAGGATATTGTTTATATGTAAATTTGTTTGTCCAGTGATTTATCTTAAAATATGTGTTAAAAAACAACTCTATATAATTTAGACAAAGAgagtataataataataataataatatatatatatatatatatatatatatatactttatataatataattttaaattttgcttaaTCTAATTTTGCATTTTCATTTCAATCATCTCAATACCttcatcataaaaaaatatccaTGAATATATATTGTAACTTACATTTCCATATTGAACTTTCTAAAACTTACATTTATGTTTATTAACAAATTAAATGCAACTTTTAGTTACGGTTGACTGATCATGAAGTGTTACAAAGTCCACTTAGAGCAACTAATGCTAACATTTTTAAGATCATACAAATGAAATTAAttcatattcaaaaataataattcacaaATAATTAATTCCTTCTAAGCTTCCTAATATATACTGCTGATTATTTCGAACGTACGTATGAATGAAACTGAGGGGGTAAGAACGAGGAAATCTttattaatcaattaattacaTATTTATTTGGGAAAACCCTTGAAGTCCACTCTTTAAAACACTTTCCTttataattcaaaaatttattaacatTTGGTGAAAAAATGAGTGGGAAGATTTTACAGCACGTATTTATGCTTGTGAATTTTTTCATGTGCTTTGTGCTCACAAACTGTGAATTTCAAGAAAGATTAATGAGGAAATTATTGGGTGAAAGAACAATTTATGTGGATCCTTGGAGCCAGCTGCAGCAATATTATTCATGCTTTACAACTATCCAAGCAGCCATCGATTCCGTCCCATCAAACAATAAGCAATGGGTTTTGATCTCCATCAAGGCTGGAATATACAAGTAAGCTGATCGATCATTATACAACGATTCCATTTTTGTATTCTTTTCGttccgaatatatatatatatatatatatatatatatatatatatatatatataaaaataaatatgtgtgtgtgtaactATATCATGTATCAGTGGTAGAAGCTCTACATGTCGATCGAGGGCGATATATGTAAAgtatatcatgtatatatactttgttaaaaaatatatatataatactagtTCTTCGCTTGCGATTTCGATTTTATCGAAAATTTGGGTtggtttcttcttcttcttcttctgctgCTGTATTTTTATGGCGTTGATGCAATCTTATGGTTATATATAATGAGCAGAAAGCTTATTCCTTTATCTTGTATGGCatttattatgattgtatgaaGAGGTCTTGGTCTCCTTCCTCTCTTCTGGATGGCTTCTGACGGCTGATagctaaaataaattacttaaaaatattcaaagaaATGCCACATTTAATTAACTTTGATTTTACTAGGCTTTTAGGGTTTATATATagtaatttttgtttattttatgttatattttttatgcAGCGAACAAGTAGTAATTCCTCAGAACAAGTCATTTATCTATCTGAAAGGAGAAGGTATGGGGAAAACCAATGTGGTGTGGGGAGCTCATGAATATATGTTGAGCAGTTCAACTTTTGGGTCCTTGGCCGATAATATTGTGGTTTCGGGGATGACTTTTGTGGTAAGAATCTTCGATTTATTATCgtttaaaaaacaaattattTTGATTCCGATAATATAGCTAGAGCCACAATCAAATTATTCTGGTTGGGATATATTTTGATAGAAATTATCTTCGGTGATATCGTCGAAACTTTTAAGCctactttcatttttttttttttttttagaaaaagagATTAATATTATGTTTATAGAATTCTTACAATTATCCCCCAAATGAGACTGAGAATCCGGTGAAACCGGCCGTGGCGGCTATGATCTCCGGCGACAAATCGGCCTTTTACGAGTGTAGTTTCTTGGGGTACCAAGACACCTTGTTGGATGATCAGGGAAGACATTATTTCAAGCGTTGCAAGATTGAAGGATCCACTGATTTCATCTTTGGAAGTGGTCAATCCATTTATGAGGTAATAATTAATTGACCAATTCATTTAATTAACCATATAAGTTCTTCATATTTTTAGAGGCAGAATTAGAAAATCTACTTGATTATTGGGAATCAGTAAAGTATGTTCCGTACGAGATGCGCTGAACTTATATTTGTTAGATTGTTCATCCGCtccaaagtttaaaaattttaattgttgATAAGTGTATAACTAAAGAACATACAAAATTTGCACACTTCAAATATTGGAGTCAAAAATTGTTATCCAATAATCATACAAATAGATTTTAATCGGATATATCGCATTATCTAATTTGACTAAGATGATGAATTCGTAATTAGGACTCTTATCCAATTCCCTTTGAGTTTTAATTCATGTAATCAAATTAAGATTCTCAATCCACTTTAAAATAgggatttaattcaaataaattaaataatcaaaattatccTTTCTTGAATACGTATTCTgattaattttacaaaaaaaatctaataaaagATTACTCATAAAGCTCATTATGTGTTTATAATAAGATTAGatttttttaacatataaattacttggtacaaaatattttatacactagcattcttttttttttttgcacacAGTATGTGCAGAAAATTACCAGTATATGGACACACACTATGATTATGTGAAGTAAGATCCTAGGGGATTCACTCGTAGTTTTTTACGGGGAGAACTACGTTTTTTTTCttgttatttgtatttttttttcattttgctCTTGTTAACGGTGGATTATTATTTTCAGTCCTctaacttgcatttttttttcattttggtCCTGTTACGGTGAACTTTAATTTTTAGTCCGGTAACTTGCacattcttttcattttttgttcttttaacattttagttattttcattttgatttttatgattggtcataaaaggaccgaaattgaaaaaaatacaagttaaaaaattaaaaatgaaaacaataTACAAGTGACATGATTACAAATGAAAATTCATCATAATAGAACCAAAATAATTTCAAACTATAGACTGAAAATACAAATTCACTGTTAATAGGaccaaaagttaaaaaaaaaaaaaaaaaagaattgcaAGATCAAATATCTCCAACCAATTTTCTCGTTAAGTATGGTTCATGAACTGCCTCCACCATAGGCGATAAAATCACTGTTCTTGGTGAGAAGGGCCGGGTCGATTCAAATACTAGGACAAAAATCACTATACACCATAACAATTttttcggaaaaaaaaaaaggaattatAGAAAAACATATTTATCCTATAATTGACAGTAATAATGATATATTTAATATGTTGGTTGTAGCAATGTGTGATATCAGTGAATGGAGGAGTTGCAGACCCTGATTCAATAGGTTACATAGCTGCAAATGCAAGATCAAGTGAAAATGATAGCAGTGGATTTGTATTCAAACGTTGCAATGTGACAGGAGCTGGTACTACATATTTGGGAAGAGCTTGGAAAGCCTATTCCAGAGTTATATATTCCAACTCTTTTCTCTCCGACATTGTCATTCCTCAAGGTTGGGATGCTTGGGACTTCGTCGGCCAAGAGTAAGAAATTTCGATTTTAATTTACCCTAAATTTCGTCTATATTACCAAAAATTGTCTTCGAATTAATTAAATCCTCTCATCCAAACACGACCTTAAAGTTTTTTTTAGCCTCATTATTTGAGGTCAAAGTAGTCGTGGTTTCTCTCATCCAAACACGACCCTAGACATTATTATCGAAAACCAACGAAAGAGGGACCAAAACAGTGTCGATCATAAACAATAAGGGCCAAAATCaacaaaagatgaaaaaaaaaatgtaatcaTCATGTTAAGAGAAGTGCTTGTGACTCTTTTTGTTAGTTTGCAATTTGTAAGGATGACTTTTGAATGAAAAATATGCCATGTATGCATATTCTAAATCCATTTTCTCGTGTCTTAACCAGGAATCGCTTAACCTTCGCTGAGTACGGATGCAATGGATCGGGATCCGATAAATCGAACCGAGTCGAGTGGGAAAAGAACTTAAGTCTAACGGAGTTTCTGTCTTTTACAAGCAATGCTTACATAGACACAGATGGATGGATACAAAAACTACCCCTCGACGTACTGGACTAATCGAAATGCAGATGCTGCTTCATTCGACTTCCACGAAAATGGATcgtttttctttccttttctttgTACCTAGGAACTAGGTAGATTGtctttttgttttatatatTCTTTTCTAGGGAAAAAGAGAGCACGTATGATTGATTGTGTGTCCAGAATATGTCAAAGCTCTTCAATTTTTGGTTAAATTTCTACTTTGGTTGATGTTTTTGGTACCAACTTAATCCATCAAAGCCTTGAGAACAATAAAATTTTCCTATATTACattacaaaaataaaagaacaagAAACACACTTCAACATTGTTACAAAATGTCCCAAACATGTACATACAACCAACTTAAAGATCAATGTATTCCAAGagattgaattcttcgaatGAGACATAAAGAAGACACATTTCTTCGTCTCCATTCTTCCTTTTTCTCCTTCTTGCGCTCCGTCTCCGCAAACCACTGATCGTGGCCGTCCAATATGCTTACAATTTGCCTCATGCTCGGTCTGGACTCTGGATTAGAGCTCGTGCACGCGATTCCTAGTTTCATTAGCCTCACCAGTTCCGTTTCATTGTATTGTGCATCCAGCTTCCAATCGACAAACTCTCTGTAAGGTCTTTTCCGGACCTCGA comes from the Henckelia pumila isolate YLH828 chromosome 1, ASM3356847v2, whole genome shotgun sequence genome and includes:
- the LOC140878101 gene encoding probable pectinesterase 29, translated to MSGKILQHVFMLVNFFMCFVLTNCEFQERLMRKLLGERTIYVDPWSQLQQYYSCFTTIQAAIDSVPSNNKQWVLISIKAGIYNEQVVIPQNKSFIYLKGEGMGKTNVVWGAHEYMLSSSTFGSLADNIVVSGMTFVNSYNYPPNETENPVKPAVAAMISGDKSAFYECSFLGYQDTLLDDQGRHYFKRCKIEGSTDFIFGSGQSIYEQCVISVNGGVADPDSIGYIAANARSSENDSSGFVFKRCNVTGAGTTYLGRAWKAYSRVIYSNSFLSDIVIPQGWDAWDFVGQENRLTFAEYGCNGSGSDKSNRVEWEKNLSLTEFLSFTSNAYIDTDGWIQKLPLDVLD